One window of the Leptospirales bacterium genome contains the following:
- a CDS encoding CsgG/HfaB family protein — MMIRATAFRGIALLLATIGLLSSACSAVEVQVNNIVIESSEPLRVAILPFQIQGADWGREFADSLGLQLARSGRFVQVERGRELQRLLQEQRFNESGLIEDRTRVQIGRLTGARLIITGDGRAMKMRDSDGRMNENLIDTCTVRAIDVQTGEHVITLRKTPGRAWTAAFRAKYFLTLGFGWDLRDISIESAEYDEVARQFSQRIADHFPQVGVIEVIDRSLR; from the coding sequence TTGCTGGCGACCATCGGCTTGCTGAGTTCGGCCTGTAGCGCCGTCGAAGTCCAGGTCAATAATATCGTAATCGAAAGCTCCGAGCCCCTGCGCGTGGCGATCCTGCCATTTCAAATCCAGGGCGCAGACTGGGGTCGCGAGTTTGCCGATTCCCTTGGCTTGCAGCTGGCTCGCAGCGGTCGATTTGTCCAGGTAGAACGCGGACGCGAATTGCAGCGTCTGTTGCAAGAGCAACGTTTCAATGAATCAGGTCTCATTGAAGACCGGACCCGCGTCCAGATTGGAAGGCTGACCGGGGCCCGCTTGATTATTACTGGCGATGGTCGCGCCATGAAGATGCGCGACTCGGATGGTCGCATGAATGAAAACCTCATCGATACTTGCACCGTTCGCGCCATCGACGTACAAACGGGCGAGCATGTGATTACCTTGCGAAAGACGCCCGGACGCGCCTGGACTGCCGCCTTTCGCGCCAAGTATTTCCTGACCCTGGGCTTTGGCTGGGATCTGCGCGACATAAGCATCGAGAGCGCCGAATACGATGAGGTGGCGCGCCAGTTTTCGCAGCGCATCGCCGACCATTTTCCGCAAGTTGGGGTCATCGAAGTGATCGATCGCAGCCTGCGATGA
- a CDS encoding acetyl-CoA C-acetyltransferase has protein sequence METVYLVDAVRTPRGKGKKRGSLAHMHPQSLAGETLKALAARNKLNPEAVEDVILGCVSQVNDQAACVARYSVMAADWPDSVPGYTVNRFCGSGLQAINNAVGMVGSGTMDVVVAGGVESMSRVKMGADMGDLDMSIGNPYIAEHYNLVPQGISADLIATINNISREQVDQFAVNSQQKADRAIKAGYFQKSITPIPDGNGGMVTADEHPRIESDLAFLSGLGPVFKTIGEKELDAIALKTYPDVKKINHVHTLGNSSGVVDGAATVLLASEKALKQYGLKPRARIVSVGATGSEPTIMLTGPVSASKKALEKAGLKPDDIDLWEINEAFAAVVLYVQKELKIPDEKINVNGGAIALGHPLGGTGAILLGTVVDELERQNKRYGLVTLCIGGGMGIATVVERIAN, from the coding sequence ATGGAAACTGTATATTTGGTCGATGCCGTCCGCACGCCGCGGGGCAAAGGCAAGAAGCGCGGATCGCTGGCGCATATGCATCCGCAGAGTCTGGCCGGCGAAACGCTCAAGGCGCTGGCCGCGCGTAACAAGCTGAACCCAGAAGCAGTCGAGGATGTGATTCTCGGTTGCGTGTCGCAGGTCAACGACCAGGCGGCCTGTGTCGCTCGCTATTCCGTAATGGCCGCGGACTGGCCGGATAGCGTGCCTGGCTACACTGTAAACCGCTTTTGCGGATCAGGTCTGCAGGCAATCAACAATGCCGTAGGCATGGTTGGTTCAGGGACAATGGACGTCGTTGTTGCCGGCGGAGTGGAAAGCATGAGCCGCGTCAAGATGGGCGCCGATATGGGCGACCTTGACATGAGCATTGGCAATCCTTACATCGCTGAGCACTACAACCTGGTGCCGCAGGGTATTTCCGCCGATTTGATTGCAACTATAAACAATATTTCTCGCGAGCAGGTAGACCAGTTTGCCGTCAATTCACAGCAAAAAGCGGACAGGGCAATCAAGGCCGGTTACTTTCAAAAAAGCATTACGCCGATTCCCGATGGCAACGGCGGAATGGTGACGGCCGACGAGCATCCGCGCATTGAAAGCGACCTGGCCTTTCTTTCCGGTCTGGGCCCCGTATTCAAGACCATTGGCGAAAAGGAATTGGATGCCATTGCACTCAAGACCTATCCCGATGTGAAGAAGATCAATCATGTGCATACGCTGGGCAACAGCTCCGGCGTGGTCGATGGCGCTGCCACGGTGCTTTTGGCCAGCGAGAAGGCGCTCAAGCAGTACGGCCTCAAGCCGCGGGCGCGCATCGTTTCCGTGGGCGCAACGGGCAGCGAACCGACGATCATGCTGACCGGACCGGTCAGCGCATCGAAGAAGGCTCTGGAAAAGGCCGGTCTGAAACCGGATGACATCGATCTGTGGGAGATCAACGAGGCCTTTGCCGCCGTAGTTCTCTACGTGCAGAAGGAGCTGAAAATCCCTGACGAAAAGATCAATGTCAACGGCGGCGCGATCGCTCTGGGCCATCCGCTGGGCGGCACGGGCGCGATTCTGCTGGGAACTGTGGTCGATGAGCTGGAGCGACAGAACAAGCGCTATGGCCTGGTGACGCTGTGCATTGGCGGCGGCATGGGTATCGCCACGGTCGTTGAGCGTATCGCCAATTGA
- a CDS encoding MarR family winged helix-turn-helix transcriptional regulator produces MARLKLNPKLDRARRTQLKRAGITCVCYNLRKASRVVTRIFDQHLEEAGMSSTQFQILAAIARHDTLSISQLAELMLMDRTTLTRNLKPLEKSRWIRHADEDEDRRRRSVQLSAAGDRALEKALPLWEKAQEDVLARAGDENTKALLVNLWRFIYGKRYLGA; encoded by the coding sequence ATGGCGCGCCTGAAGCTCAATCCGAAGCTGGATCGCGCTCGTCGAACGCAATTGAAGCGCGCTGGAATTACCTGCGTGTGCTACAATCTGCGCAAAGCCAGCCGGGTGGTCACGCGCATCTTCGACCAGCACCTGGAAGAGGCCGGCATGAGCTCGACGCAATTTCAGATTCTGGCCGCCATCGCCCGTCATGATACCCTATCCATCAGCCAGCTGGCCGAGCTGATGCTGATGGACCGCACTACGCTGACGCGCAATCTGAAGCCGCTGGAAAAATCGCGCTGGATTCGCCATGCCGACGAGGACGAAGACCGTCGCCGTCGCAGCGTGCAGCTGAGCGCCGCCGGCGATCGGGCGCTGGAGAAGGCGTTGCCGCTCTGGGAAAAGGCTCAAGAAGATGTACTGGCGCGCGCAGGCGATGAGAACACCAAAGCCTTGCTGGTGAATCTGTGGCGCTTCATCTACGGCAAGCGCTACCTGGGCGCCTGA
- a CDS encoding TetR/AcrR family transcriptional regulator codes for MAKDSYHHGDLRAALVAAATEFIAESGYEALTIRETARRVGVSHNAPYRHFADREALLAAVAVQAFADLEQALLETQKATGARQGLLQLARCYMRFALANPQRYELMWKESLFATPDHALLEQASMRCFLILQGAVRQLHPRISDSTGADMAVAHWAAVHGLLSLQQMGHLHFLKQERSAETLLLRILERIQLHKSV; via the coding sequence ATGGCCAAAGACAGCTATCATCATGGCGATCTGCGCGCCGCGCTGGTCGCCGCCGCCACCGAGTTCATTGCCGAATCCGGCTACGAGGCGCTGACCATCCGCGAAACGGCCCGACGCGTCGGCGTCAGTCACAATGCTCCCTACCGCCATTTTGCGGACCGCGAGGCCTTGCTGGCGGCAGTCGCCGTACAGGCCTTTGCCGATCTGGAGCAGGCCCTGCTGGAAACACAGAAGGCGACGGGCGCAAGGCAAGGACTGCTGCAACTGGCGCGCTGTTACATGCGCTTTGCTCTGGCCAATCCCCAGCGTTACGAGCTGATGTGGAAGGAGAGTCTCTTTGCGACGCCCGACCACGCCCTGCTGGAGCAGGCCTCCATGCGCTGCTTTCTCATACTGCAGGGCGCAGTGCGCCAGCTTCATCCACGAATCAGCGATTCGACCGGCGCCGATATGGCGGTGGCGCACTGGGCTGCAGTGCATGGACTCTTGAGCCTGCAGCAAATGGGCCATCTGCATTTTCTCAAGCAGGAACGCTCCGCGGAAACGCTGCTGTTGCGCATTCTGGAGCGCATACAATTGCACAAGAGCGTCTGA
- a CDS encoding NAD(P)H-dependent oxidoreductase, with the protein MKKILVVQGNPRLDSFCGALADAYAHEAAQAGAEVKRLDLSELSFDPILREAYLRDTPLEPDLQRAQQWIQESQHLVFVYPVWWGSMPALLKGFVDRTFLPGFAFKYRKDSSLWDRLLVGRSARMILTMDAPLWYNALIYRKCSERAMKAAVLEYSGIKPVRVTAFGQIRKSTPEQRDRYLSKVAALGAQMI; encoded by the coding sequence ATGAAGAAGATACTTGTGGTGCAGGGCAATCCGCGCCTGGACAGTTTTTGTGGAGCGCTGGCCGATGCCTATGCCCACGAGGCGGCGCAGGCTGGCGCCGAAGTGAAGCGCTTGGATCTTTCGGAGCTGAGTTTTGATCCCATTCTGCGCGAGGCATATCTGCGCGATACGCCGCTGGAACCGGACCTGCAGCGCGCACAGCAGTGGATCCAGGAAAGTCAGCATCTGGTCTTTGTCTATCCGGTGTGGTGGGGTTCGATGCCCGCTCTGTTGAAAGGATTTGTGGACCGCACCTTTCTGCCTGGCTTTGCCTTCAAGTACCGCAAGGACTCCTCGCTGTGGGATCGATTGCTGGTCGGCCGTTCGGCGCGGATGATTCTGACGATGGATGCGCCGCTCTGGTACAACGCGCTGATCTATCGCAAGTGCAGCGAGCGGGCGATGAAGGCCGCCGTACTGGAGTATTCTGGCATCAAGCCGGTGCGCGTTACGGCCTTTGGGCAGATTCGCAAATCGACTCCTGAGCAACGCGATCGCTATTTGTCGAAAGTCGCTGCGCTCGGAGCGCAGATGATCTGA
- a CDS encoding protein tyrosine phosphatase family protein translates to MELEAIRNFRRQDERIVTGGQPSEEQLRVVASAGIDVVINLALHDQPQYSLPDERALVEGLGMEYVHIPVQWDAPLESDLLAFFQAMDARTAQRILIHCAANKRVTAFLGLYNLLRLHHSREQAFRLMNDIWQPEGVWADFIRAMSLKYSKA, encoded by the coding sequence ATGGAGCTGGAAGCGATTCGCAATTTCCGACGCCAGGACGAGCGGATTGTCACCGGCGGTCAGCCCAGCGAGGAGCAGCTTCGAGTTGTGGCGAGCGCCGGCATTGACGTCGTTATCAATCTGGCACTCCACGACCAACCGCAATACTCGCTGCCCGATGAACGGGCGCTGGTTGAAGGTCTGGGCATGGAGTACGTACATATTCCGGTACAGTGGGATGCGCCTCTGGAAAGCGATCTGCTGGCATTCTTTCAAGCAATGGATGCCCGCACTGCGCAACGCATTCTGATTCATTGCGCGGCAAACAAGCGGGTTACTGCTTTTCTTGGTCTTTACAATTTATTGCGTCTGCACCACAGTCGAGAACAGGCCTTCCGTTTGATGAACGACATCTGGCAACCGGAAGGCGTTTGGGCGGACTTTATCAGGGCAATGTCACTCAAGTACAGTAAAGCCTGA
- a CDS encoding M23 family metallopeptidase: MKLRSGARLCTFSLLLLALPPLVAQSLVIDRHEPLAGTGVAVDTYKNNDSTIFEIRVSNSESVAYHIDLTFELENMSSSVPTPLRADVPALSTELVLVRFQRSNASRPYAFRELYWFVHPGPLPPPGGVQNSAVYELPWARGASFDVANAFHGTGAHQGLLAYAVDFTMPPGTPIHAARGGRVIAVVDRFTRGGPDPALPANYVAILHDDGSVARYLHLRRGGAVARIHAMVRVGELLGYSGNTGWSLGPHLHFDVIAYDDEQGMRSLPFQFRGADGQSFEPVAGMRLRRGPEGAEIEE; encoded by the coding sequence ATGAAACTACGAAGCGGCGCCAGACTGTGTACGTTTAGTTTACTTCTGCTTGCGTTGCCGCCGCTTGTCGCTCAAAGCCTGGTAATCGATAGGCATGAGCCACTGGCCGGGACCGGCGTTGCCGTCGACACCTACAAGAACAACGACAGCACTATTTTTGAAATTCGCGTCTCCAATTCAGAAAGCGTAGCCTATCACATTGATTTGACCTTCGAGCTGGAAAATATGAGCTCCAGCGTTCCAACGCCGCTGCGGGCCGACGTGCCAGCGCTCTCGACCGAACTTGTACTGGTGCGTTTCCAGCGCAGCAATGCAAGTCGACCCTACGCCTTTCGCGAACTGTACTGGTTCGTGCATCCAGGTCCGCTGCCGCCGCCAGGCGGAGTGCAAAATTCGGCAGTCTATGAACTGCCCTGGGCGCGAGGCGCAAGCTTTGATGTGGCCAACGCGTTTCATGGCACGGGCGCTCACCAGGGGCTGCTGGCCTACGCCGTCGATTTCACCATGCCGCCTGGCACGCCGATTCACGCTGCGCGCGGCGGTCGGGTGATTGCTGTGGTCGACCGATTCACCAGAGGAGGTCCGGATCCGGCGCTACCGGCAAACTATGTGGCGATTTTGCACGACGACGGCAGTGTAGCCCGTTATCTGCACTTGCGTCGGGGCGGCGCTGTGGCGCGCATTCATGCAATGGTTCGCGTCGGAGAACTCCTTGGCTACAGCGGCAATACCGGATGGTCTCTTGGACCGCACCTGCACTTCGATGTCATTGCCTACGATGACGAGCAGGGGATGCGCAGTTTGCCCTTTCAGTTTCGCGGTGCAGATGGGCAGTCCTTCGAGCCAGTCGCGGGCATGCGGCTCAGGCGCGGCCCAGAGGGGGCGGAGATCGAAGAATAG
- a CDS encoding SDR family NAD(P)-dependent oxidoreductase: protein MKIQNTIAVVLGASQGIGKAIALELASRGATVALLARSAGALKSAATEAPGGRAHAFVCDVSKDSELVATLRKIEKQFGRIDILVNNAGVGTFKPLHKMSLEEATAPVQLPLRCALVACHTVLPGMRSRKGGQIVNLTSPSAYFPFPYMAPYLAARHAMLGLSLALREELRPAGIGVSLICPGHVDTGYFQRNDADIEYFPRIEKLFPVLTPVQVAKRTAAAIEKNQREAIFPGSLWFITRFFQTFPRLSLAFLRVTGLLRPTRQVANA, encoded by the coding sequence ATGAAGATTCAAAATACAATCGCCGTTGTTCTCGGCGCATCGCAGGGCATCGGCAAAGCTATTGCATTGGAGCTGGCCAGTCGCGGCGCTACAGTTGCGTTGCTGGCGCGCAGTGCGGGTGCATTGAAGTCCGCAGCGACAGAGGCGCCTGGCGGCCGCGCGCATGCCTTTGTCTGCGATGTCAGCAAGGATAGCGAGCTGGTTGCTACGCTTCGGAAAATTGAGAAGCAGTTTGGTCGCATCGATATTCTGGTGAACAACGCTGGCGTGGGAACCTTCAAGCCGCTGCACAAAATGAGTCTGGAAGAAGCGACTGCGCCGGTTCAACTGCCGCTACGCTGCGCCCTTGTCGCCTGCCACACTGTACTGCCAGGCATGCGCTCTCGCAAGGGCGGGCAGATCGTGAATCTGACCAGTCCCTCGGCCTATTTTCCGTTCCCCTACATGGCGCCTTACCTGGCAGCGCGCCATGCTATGCTGGGCCTTTCCCTTGCACTGCGTGAAGAACTGCGTCCGGCAGGTATTGGCGTTTCGCTGATCTGTCCGGGACACGTTGACACTGGCTACTTTCAGCGAAACGATGCGGACATTGAGTATTTCCCGCGGATTGAGAAGCTGTTTCCGGTTCTGACGCCAGTTCAGGTTGCAAAGCGGACAGCCGCCGCCATTGAGAAGAATCAACGGGAGGCTATCTTTCCTGGCTCATTGTGGTTCATTACCCGCTTTTTTCAGACCTTTCCGAGGCTATCATTGGCATTCTTGCGCGTCACCGGCCTGCTGCGACCTACCCGGCAGGTCGCCAATGCATAG
- a CDS encoding TetR/AcrR family transcriptional regulator produces the protein MVYYFFWTTGGFPASVVKSETSVMPEEGPRERLLRAARAEFIERGFADASTNQILAAAGAHKASLYRYFPDKTSLCLAVLEAIGQEFAGGLEAIAGRAADWPDFVTRWSRLLRKQIRVGHFQGCPLSRVVSALPQDQTALRQAGRSVFELWAATLSRIFIGLHGSTQDESLAAEYGRTILILYEGAAQMFTLTGAVSAFDLMEKQLKAMDDRPAALRG, from the coding sequence ATGGTCTACTACTTTTTCTGGACGACGGGCGGGTTTCCTGCGTCGGTAGTCAAATCGGAAACTTCTGTTATGCCCGAGGAAGGTCCCAGAGAACGGCTGCTGCGCGCAGCGCGCGCCGAATTCATTGAACGCGGCTTTGCCGACGCATCAACCAACCAGATTCTGGCGGCTGCAGGCGCGCATAAGGCCAGCCTCTATCGCTATTTTCCAGACAAGACCTCGCTCTGTCTGGCAGTGCTGGAGGCCATTGGTCAGGAATTTGCCGGCGGACTGGAAGCCATTGCCGGTCGAGCCGCGGACTGGCCGGATTTTGTAACGCGCTGGTCGCGACTGTTGCGCAAGCAGATTCGTGTCGGGCACTTTCAGGGCTGCCCCTTGAGCCGGGTTGTTAGCGCGCTGCCGCAGGATCAGACTGCGCTGCGCCAGGCCGGTCGAAGCGTATTCGAACTCTGGGCGGCGACGCTGAGTCGTATCTTTATTGGACTGCACGGATCTACGCAAGACGAGTCGCTCGCCGCAGAATACGGGCGCACCATCTTGATTCTCTACGAGGGCGCCGCCCAGATGTTTACGCTGACCGGCGCTGTGTCCGCCTTCGATTTGATGGAGAAACAACTCAAGGCGATGGACGATCGGCCTGCCGCGTTGCGAGGTTGA